ATTGCCTCCCGGCGCTCCCGTCCGGCAGAGTCTTGCTTCCGTCAGGCCCCGCATACGGCACTTGGGCACCTCCAGAGGCGCCACGCACCACACAACTCAACACGAGACGCCCGTATGCCGCCCGCGAGTACCACGCGGCAGCCCCTCACCGGGGTTGTCCATCGGGCCCGTGCCTCCCGTGACCCACGCAGTAGGGAGGCCAGTGCCAGGGGCACGAACGCGCCCGCGAGGTCACCTAAGCGGGCGATGCTGGAAGGACATCATGTGAGCCGGATCTCGGTCCGGGGGTTCGCCGTGGCATCCGCCACCGCGGTCACCACCGTTGGCGCCGTCGTAGGCGTTGCTGCGGGCGGCACTCCTGCCGTCGACGACAACAACTTCGAGGCGGCCGCAGCCGACACCACGCTGCTCGCAGACATCCCCGCGGGCCAGCAGGCCCAGGTCCAGACCGCTTCGCTGACGCAGCAGGCCGATGCCCAGGCATCCGCCGCCGACGCCGCCGCGAAGAAGTCGGCCGAGGAATCGGCGCGCCTCCAGGCCGCCAAGGACGCCAAGTCCAAGAAGCAGGCCGCCGAGGACCGGGTCGAGGCCGAGCGCAAGGCGGAGCAGCAGAAGAAGAAGGAGAAGGAAGACGCCGAGCGCGCCAGCCGTTCTTCCGTCCGCGACGCCGCCTCGTTCTCCGCACAGGGCTCCTACAGCGTGGCCGACGTCCAGGCGATGGCCCGTCAGATGGTCCCCGCGGACCAGTTCCAGTGCTTCAGCAACATCGTGAACCACGAGTCGACCTGGAACTACCGCGCGACCAACCCGTCCTCCGGGGCGTACGGTCTGATGCAGGCGCTCCCGGGTCACAAGATGTCGTCCGCCGGCGCCGACTGGCAGACCAACCCGGCCACCCAGATCAAGTGGGGCCTCAGCTACATGGACGGCCGTTACGGCAGCCCGTGCGGCGCCTGGTCCTTCTGGCAGGCCAACAACTGGTATTAGGGGGAGCGGGCGAAGTCCACGGACCGCCCTCTCAACCTCGCGAGGCCCCTCACCGTCCGGACGGTGAGGGGCCTCGCGCGTGTACGGTCGCATCCTGGCGGCCCGGGGGCGTGGGGAAACGCCGCGGAGCGCTGGGACGCGAAGATGGGGGAAGGAAAGCAGGCATGTCGAAACTACCGGGCTGGCTGGGCCGCTTCGGCTCCGAACTGACGGAGCTGGGCGCGCGACTGGACGAGCGGCGGGCGCGTGCCGCCGCCGAGGACGATGACCCCCGCGCGGTGCGCGGGGCCCCCGCCGCCCCGGAGGACGACGGCACCGGACAGGTGCCCGCGCCGCCCTCGTACGCTCCCTCGGTCGCCGCCAAGCCGGATCCGGTGGCGGCGATCCCGTGGGGGATGCGGGTCGCCGCCGAGGCCGGCTGGCGTCTCCTCGTCCTGGCGGGGACGCTCTGGGTGCTGATGCGGGTGATCAGCGCGGTCCAGCTCGTGGTGCTGGCCTTCGCCGCCGCGCTGCTCGTCACCGCGATGCTCCAGCCGACCGTGGTCCGGCTCAAGCGGTTCGGGCTGCCCCACGGGCTCGCCACCGCCGTGACCGCCGTCCTCGGGTTCGTCATCATCGGCCTGGTCGGCTGGTTCGTGGTGTGGCAGGTGATGGAGAACCTCGACACGCTCTCCGACCGGGTCCGCGACGGCATCGACGAGTTGAAGCGGTGGGCGCTCGACAGCCCCTTCCACGTCACCGAGTCGCAGATCAACGACATCGCCAAGAACCTCAACGACACCATCGGCACCAACACCGAGGAGATCACCTCCGCCGGGCTCCAGGGCGTCACCGTGATGGTGGAGTTCCTCACCGGGCTGCTGCTGGCGATGTTCTCCACGCTGTTCCTGCTCTACGACGGCCGGCGCATCTGGGAGTGGTCGCTGAAGCTGGTGCCCGCCGCGGCCCGCCCCGGGGTCGCCGGCGCCGGTCCGCGCGCCTGGCGCACCCTGACCGCGTACGTGCGCGGCACGGTGCTCGTCGCCCTGATCGACGCCATCTTCATCGGGTTCGGCCTCTACGTCCTCAACGTGCCGCTCGCGGTGCCGCTGGCCGTCTTCATCTTCCTGTTCGCCTTCATCCCGCTCGTCGGCGCCGTCGTCTCCGGGGCGCTCGCCGTGGTCGTCGCCCTGGTCACCGAGGGGGTGTGGACCGCGCTGTGGGCGCTGGTGGTGGTCCTGGCGGTGCAGCAGATCGAGGGTCACATCCTCCAGCCGTTCATCCTCGGCCGCGCCGTCCGGGTGCATCCGCTCGCGGTGGTCCTCGCGGTGGCGACCGGCGGCCTGGTCGCGGGCATCGGCGGCGCGGTGGTCGCCGTACCGCTGGTCGCCGTGATCAACACGGTGGTCGGCTATCTGCGCTCGTACGGGGAGCCGGGCGAGCGGGGCGGCCACCACGGGGCCAC
The nucleotide sequence above comes from Streptomyces sp. NBC_01116. Encoded proteins:
- a CDS encoding transglycosylase SLT domain-containing protein, with product MSRISVRGFAVASATAVTTVGAVVGVAAGGTPAVDDNNFEAAAADTTLLADIPAGQQAQVQTASLTQQADAQASAADAAAKKSAEESARLQAAKDAKSKKQAAEDRVEAERKAEQQKKKEKEDAERASRSSVRDAASFSAQGSYSVADVQAMARQMVPADQFQCFSNIVNHESTWNYRATNPSSGAYGLMQALPGHKMSSAGADWQTNPATQIKWGLSYMDGRYGSPCGAWSFWQANNWY
- a CDS encoding AI-2E family transporter; amino-acid sequence: MSKLPGWLGRFGSELTELGARLDERRARAAAEDDDPRAVRGAPAAPEDDGTGQVPAPPSYAPSVAAKPDPVAAIPWGMRVAAEAGWRLLVLAGTLWVLMRVISAVQLVVLAFAAALLVTAMLQPTVVRLKRFGLPHGLATAVTAVLGFVIIGLVGWFVVWQVMENLDTLSDRVRDGIDELKRWALDSPFHVTESQINDIAKNLNDTIGTNTEEITSAGLQGVTVMVEFLTGLLLAMFSTLFLLYDGRRIWEWSLKLVPAAARPGVAGAGPRAWRTLTAYVRGTVLVALIDAIFIGFGLYVLNVPLAVPLAVFIFLFAFIPLVGAVVSGALAVVVALVTEGVWTALWALVVVLAVQQIEGHILQPFILGRAVRVHPLAVVLAVATGGLVAGIGGAVVAVPLVAVINTVVGYLRSYGEPGERGGHHGATALSMSPAHAGPAHAGPADAGPAPAPPEPQDPQGESARENKPPQE